In Asterias rubens chromosome 10, eAstRub1.3, whole genome shotgun sequence, the following proteins share a genomic window:
- the LOC117295597 gene encoding retinal homeobox protein Rx1-like yields MNGLYRHWRQVWFQNRRAKWRRQEKMESSAMKMQEQAISSLHRNSSGLNGTKLPIDPWLTPPMSNASATLHSLPGLLAAHGQLPPPGSVGGARGALCGLGPITFPLLPPTSSSFSLLSPPSSLVRHGGAVGLLETGNIRNSSIAALRLKAQEHLDTVVRVPVYNDRLSPGTD; encoded by the coding sequence GTTTGGTTTCAGAACAGGAGAGCAAAATGGCGACGACAGGAAAAGATGGAATCCAGCGCCATGAAGATGCAAGAACAGGCTATTTCTTCTCTCCATCGGAACAGCAGCGGGCTGAACGGCACGAAGCTACCCATCGATCCTTGGCTCACACCACCCATGTCCAACGCATCCGCCACACTCCACTCTCTCCCCGGACTTCTGGCAGCCCATGGACAATTACCTCCACCGGGATCAGTCGGTGGAGCTCGTGGGGCCCTCTGCGGCTTGGGACCCATCACATTCCCGTTGTTACCGCCGACCTCGTCTAGCTTCTCCTTATTAAGTCCCCCGAGTAGCCTCGTGCGCCATGGAGGTGCTGTGGGACTCTTGGAGACAGGCAATATAAGAAACTCAAGTATAGCGGCGTTAAGACTGAAAGCTCAAGAGCACCTTGATACCGTAGTCCGGGTGCCTGTCTACAATGACCGATTGTCACCGGGTACTGATTGA